In the Topomyia yanbarensis strain Yona2022 chromosome 3, ASM3024719v1, whole genome shotgun sequence genome, one interval contains:
- the LOC131687597 gene encoding protein obstructor-E-like encodes MTSSALKLTLLVAVLAGSTAEVNTDDITCHPTDTHFVDDPRQCNKYFTCYQGVAFPKVCPPGFRFIEALQACYQATVDECFNCPDEGLHFFEHPETCRKYVLCYSGKPNVMECSEGMMFNPDEHQCDLESNVVCNRNEGA; translated from the exons ATGACCA GTTCAGCTCTCAAACTGACACTACTAGTGGCGGTCCTCGCCGGAAGCACTGCCGAAGTGAACACAGACGACATCACCTGTCACCCCACGGACACGCACTTTGTCGATGATCCCCGACAGTGCAACAAGTATTTTACCTGCTATCAAGGGGTCGCCTTCCCGAAGGTTTGTCCGCCGGGTTTCCGGTTTATTGAGGCGCTGCAAGCCTGCTATCAGGCTACGGTTGACGAGTGTTTCAACTGTCCGGACGAAGGTCTGCACTTTTTCGAACATCCGGAAACGTGTAGAAAATATGTGCTGTGCTATTCCGGGAAGCCAAACGTCATGGAGTGCTCTGAGGGGATGATGTTCAACCCAGACGAGCATCAGTGCGATTTGGAGAGCAATGTGGTGTGCAATCGAAACGAAGGGGCGTGA